Genomic window (Chitinophagales bacterium):
ACCTTTGCAAGCAATTCATAAAGGTTTGGTTACGCTTTCTTACGAAACACCAAAACAAAATTGGCAGTTCGATATTGTAACTGCTATTGTAGGAAAACAAAGATTGCCGAATAGTTTTAGTACAGAAAATTTAGATAGGAGAGCTTATTCTAAAGCTTTTGTTACACTAAATGCTCAAATTACTAAGAAATGGAAATTAGGCGAACTCTTTTTTGGATTAGAAAATTTAACTAACTTTACTCAACAACAGCCAATTTTAAATGCAGATAATCCGTATAAAACTGGATTTGATGCCAATCAGGTTTGGGGACCAATAAACGGAATTACAGCTCATGGTGGCTTTAGATTCTGGTTAGATAAAAACGAACACAATGATTAATATTATTAAAAATTTTAAACTTTAAATTAAACAACTCATTATGAAACAAATTAAATTATTATTTTCGGTATTAGCAGTAGTATTTGCTATTACACTAACATTTACAGCTTGTAAAGGCAAATGCGAAAAAGGTGAAAAATGCGACAAAACAGAACAGTGTTGTAAAGGCGATGAAAAATGTTGCGACAAATGTTCTGACGAATGTACACCAGACAATAAATGTTGCGATAAATGTACTAAAGAAGAATGCAAAAAAGAAGAAAAAGCATGTTGCGATAAAGATTCTGCTAGTACAGAAGGAGAAACAGTAACAACTGAGACACAAAAAGTTACAGATTCTATCAGTATGTAATTCTAAAGAAAAATCTGTTATAGATGGCAAAAGAAGCGTGGGAAGAAAAAATGCGGCGGCAAAGCGTGGCAATGTGGCGTGGAGCGATTATTTTTTCTTGATTTTCCATTTCCAAGCAGTGTCTCTCGGAGAGGACACTGCGTTAAGGAAAGGTACAATCTGTTATAGATGGCAAAAGAAGCGTAGGAAGAAAAAAGGAAATGTGCTCGATGTGTTATTTAAGATAAACCATTTTGTTCTGTAATTTTTCTTTGGCACGATTTTTTCTTGTATTTACATATAAACAAGCATTTCGTCATTCCAAAAAAATTCGTAGTATGCCGAAGAAATTTGTTTGGAATCTATATACAAAACAACTAAAAATGACTTATTATGAAATCAATTAAAATCATTGTACTTTCAGTAATGACAGTTTTTGCTTTAAGTGTATTAGCTAAGTCCACAAAAGTAAAATCTACATTTTTTGTAAACGGTGTTTGCGACCAATGTAAAGAGAGAATAGAAACTGCTGCATTAAATGCAGGAGCCAATAAAGCGTATTGGAGTGAAACTACTAAAGACTTAAGCGTAGTTTATGATAAGGATAAAATAGACTTACAAAAAATTCAAAAAGCAATTGCTTTAGTTGGACACGACAATGCTAAGTATAAAGCACCAGAAAAGGTTTACAATAACCTACATCACTGTTGCCAATACGAAAGACAATAACAAAACAAGTTGCGTTATTTCTGTGCAAACAGAAATCTAATTTAGCGTAACCAATTACAAAATTAGAACCACTGCTTATTACAATGAGTAGTGGTTTTTTTTTGGTTTTCTTTACAAATATTAAGAAAATATTATGCTACCTTTGCAAAAAAATATTTCACGCATGAGGCATATAAAACTTTTCTGTCTGGTAATGATTGGTTTCGTATTTATCAATTCAACATTTGCTCAAAAATCAAAAAAAGACAAAAAAAATAAAGCAACAACAACGGTAGAAGAAACTACTAAAAAAGATTCTACTGATAGTAAACCAAAACCTTTATACAAATCAATTAATGAAGTAACTAAAAATTGCAAAAAATACGATGGTTTATTCAACATCTATCAAGACACTACCAATGGCAAAGCGTATATAGAAGTCAGTGCAGACAAAATTGGTAAAGAGTTTATCTACTTTGCACACTCAATGAATGGTGTTATAGAAGCAGGTTATGTAAAAGGTGGATATAGAGACAACTCTATTTTTAAAGTAGAACAGTATTTTGGTAACATCAATTTCCGATTACAAAACACCAATTTTTATTTCGATCCAAACAATGCACTAAGCAAAGTAAAAGATGCCAATATCAATAGTCCTTTGTTTTTATCAGAAAAAATTCTAGCACAAACAGACAATAATTATTTAGTAAGTGCTGATGACCTTTTTTTAAGTGAAACCATTACACAAATCAAACGAGCTTCTTATCCAGGAAGCAGTCCAACCGAATTTAAATTAGGTTCATTAAGTAAAGATAAAACCAACTATATTGCTATCAAAAATTATCCAGAAAATACAGATGTAGCAGTAGAGTATGTGTATCAAAATCCAATGCCATTAAACTATGGTGGCGATGAAGTTACCGATGCAAGATATGTATCTATAAAAATGCAACACAGTATTATTGCAGTTCCAGAAAATAATTATCAACCAAGAAACTCTGATCCAAGAGTAGGTTATTTCGATGATAAAATTACCGACCAAACTACCACAGATGAAATTCCTTACAGAGATCAAATTCATCGTTGGTATTTAGAAAAGAAAGATTCAAATGCAGCTTTATCAGAGCCAGTAAAACCAATTGTTTGGTGGATAGAAAATACTACACCAGAATCATTCCGACCAATTATTAAAGAAGCCGTTTTAGAATGGAATAAATCTTTTGAAAAAGCAGGATTCAAAAATGCAGTAGAAGTATACATTCAACCAGATACAGCTAGTTGGGATGCTGAAGATATAAGATATAATGTTTTAAGATGGACATCATCTCCAAGACCACCGTTTGGTGGCTACGGACCAAGTTTTGTTAATCCAAGAACAGGTCAAATTTTAGGAGCAGACATAATGTTAGAACATATATTTTTAACCAATAGATTAATTTATGAAAAACTGTTCGATTTAACTAGTCAGAATGAAGAAGAACACAATCATAATTATAATCAATATGAATGTATGGCTGGTCAAATTATGAATGAGAATATGGCTACAAGTATGGCAGTATTAACTTCATACGGATTAAGTGATATTGATAAAGACAAATTTTTAAGACAAGCATTAAAAGACTTAATTATGCACGAAGTTGGACATACTATGGGTTTAAGTCATAATTTTATTGCAAGTCAAATGAATACTTTAGAACAAGTTTATAACAAAGATTATAGTACATCAAACGGATTAACAGCTTCTGTTATGGATTATACTGTTCCTAATATTGTTCCAGAAAAAATTGGCAAACAAAGTGTTTATTTTGATGATCAAACTGGTCATTATGATGATTGGGCTATTCAGTATGGTTATACTGTTTACAATTCTCCTGAAGCAGAAAAAATAGGATTGCAACAAATTCTAAGTCAATCTATAAAACCAGAGCATCGTTTTTTTAATGATGGCGATGATATGCGTTCTACAGGAAAAGGTATCGATCCAAGAGTAATGATTTACGACATGAGTGACGATGCAATTAGCTATGCAGCAAACAACACTGAAATGATGAACGATGCCATTGCTAAACTATTAGACATTTATGGAAAAGACACGGCTTCTTATCAACCATTGCGAAATGCATTTTTAATGTTATCATCTAGAGTAAATACAAACATGACTGTAGTTTCAAGATACATTGGTGGTGTTTATATTGATAGATCATTTGCCAACCAAAACTCACCAAATAAACCATACACACCAGTTCCGTTAGCAACTCAAAAGAAAGCAATGAGTACACTAGCAAAATATTTATTTGCACCAGATGCATTTGATTGTCAAGAACCAGTTTTAAATTATATTCAATATCAAAGAAGAGGATATTTAAGAGGTACAAATGAAGATGTAAAACTACACGATAGAATTGCTGGTTATCAAGACAATGTTTTAAATCAGTTATTACATCCAACGGTAACACAAAGAATTGTTGATGCATCTTTGTATGGCGATGAATATAGCATTAATGATATGATGACCGATTTAACCAACGCTATTTTTAGTGCAGATTTAGGTAAAAATGTAAATACCATTCGTCAGAATTTACAAGGACTGTATATAGAAAAATTATTGAGTATTATAGATAAAGACTCGTATTCTTTTCCAGTAAAATCTGCTGCATTTGCACAAGTTAATACCATTGAAAAATGGATGAAAGCAAATACAGGTGGCGATGCATTTACCAAAGGTCATAGAAGTAACTTACTACATATTATTAATGATACTTTAAGTAAATAATATAAAATTTATTTATCTCAAATTACAGATTAAAAATAGATCAACAGAAAAGATTAAGAAGCTTGTATCTTTTTTAGCATAAGAAGCATGAAATGCTTCAATGTTAATAACCATGCGATGAAACCATGGCAATAAGATGCTAATGTGTAACTTGGGTTTATAGTAACTTCACAAAGCATTGACTATTAATTACTTTTTCTTAATGAGTTGCTAAAACTCAATTAATCTCTTGTTTGTAACTTTGTATTACATTAAATATAAAAAAATGGACTCAAGAGAAAAATTCAAAGAAGCATTAGACGCAATCATTAATAACTTCAATCAAAAAGTAGAAGAGTTTAGAACTAGCTTTGATGATTTTACTGAAGATGTAAAAGTACAAGTGGAAGGTCAAAAAGAAAACTTTCAAGAATACGGTGAAAAGCTAAAAGGAAGATTGAATAAAATTGTAGATGTTGACAGATTTGAAAAAACTAAAGACGATATTTTAGCAGAAGCAGAAAATTTATTTGACGATACAAAGTCTAAAATTGATGAGTTCTTTAAAGTATTAAATGATAAAGTGAATGCTACTGAAAAGAAAGCAAAAGAACAAGCCAATAAATATTCTAAGTCTGCTAAAGCAACAAAATCTAAAATAGAAAAAGGAGCAAGCAAAGTAAAAAAAGACTTAGAAAAAACAGTAGAAGACATAGAAGATACAGTTAAGGATATAACCAATACTAAAAAGCCAGTAGCTAAGCAACCTGCAACGAAAAAGGCAGTAGCTAAAAAGCCAGTTGCCAAAAAAGCACCAGCTAAGAAACCTGCGGCTAAAAAGGCACCAGCTAAAAAAGCCACTACTAAAAAAACAACAACAAAGCAACCAAGTACTGCTAAAAAAGCATCTACTAAGAAAGCACCAGCTAAAAAATAATTTTTTAGTTTGTATAAAACGAGATTTCCTGCTAGGTTCGCTTAGCAGGATTTTTTATTTTAAGCATACTATAAATAACTATAATTAAATCTACACAAAATAAAATATCATACCAACAAACAAAGAAATTTATGAGATACCTTATTTTTCATTCAGATTATATATTAAAAGCGATATCTTGATTCTTGTATCTTGGCATGTATATAATTTAATTTGCGTACCTTTGTAAAAAAATATTGATATATGTTGTTAATACAAAAAGACATGGTAGTAAGTGTCAATTACGAATTAAAAGTAGATAAAGACGGCGAAATGGTCGTTGCAGATAAATCAAACGGAAATCCATTGGTTTTCTTACATGGAGCAGGTATGTTATTGCCAGAGTTTGAGCAAAACTTATTAGGTAAAAAAGTAGGCGATTCTGTTTCTTTTGCTATCAATCCAGAAAATGGTTATGGTGTACAAGACGAAAAAAATATTGTAAAAATTCCTATCGATAGTTTTAAAGACGACAAAGGTGAAATAGATACCAACCATGTAAAAGTAGGTAATGTATTACCAATGATGGATAATAATGGCAATCAATTTCAAGGTATTGTTTGCGATGTATCAGACGAGTTTGTGGTAATGGATTTCAATCATCCACTAGCAGGAAAAGTATTAAACTTTACTGTTGATGTAGTAGATGTAAGACCAGCAACTAAAGAAGAATTAGAACACGGACATGTTCATGGACCAGGTGGTCATCATCACTAAATAAATTTTAAAAAGGTCGTTTGTAATATAAACGACCTTTTTTATTTTTACACGAAAGTCATTACGAGGAAGTATGACGAAGTAATCTTTCAATGCTACTAGTTCTAGCTAATTTTAATGATTTGTCATAATACAAGCATCTGCCATTCTGAATGAAATGAAGAATCTCATAACTTAGAGATGACACTCTATATAGATTTAGCTACAATTTCCATTTCTACTTTTTCACTTAACATATCCCAATCTACAAAAAAATGGTATTACTTTTACCATCATGAATGATTTTAATAAAGTCATACAACTAATAACCAACAGTATTCAACAAAATGAATTGCTTAAATTAATATTGAGTGAGCCAAAAGCTACTAGCGATTTAAAAAAAGTCATCATACAACCAGTCATCATTAAACAAAAAAATCATTTGTCATTTGTTTATAGATACACGACCAAAGACATCACCAAAAATTTTCTATATGATGATGCACTAATAAACATTAAACAGTTACTACAAACACAGTTTAATGCTGCAAATATATTCACTACAACAACACATTATAGTGTCAATAGTCATCAAAATAAAATAAAAATTAAAGAACAAAAAAATACGACTATTACCAATAATAATTTACAGCATGATAGACAAAAAGATCAATTGTTTACACAAACTATTTTTTTAGAACAGTTAGGTTTAACCAATAGCAACGGACAAATATTACAAAACAAAGGCAAAAAAATTAATCAAATTAGAAAGTTTGTAGAAATATTGGGCGGACTAATTGAGCAATCTTCGTTGGATAAAAATAAAACACTACAAATCTACGACATGGGTTGTGGCAAAGCATATCTTACATTTGCCTTGTACGATTATCTCCATCATACAAAAAATATAAGTACAACAATAACTGGTGTTGAAGCAAGAACTGATTTAATACGACATAACAATCAATTAGCACAACAAATAAAATTTAATCATTTATATTTTGAAGAAGGATATATCTCTGACTTTAACTTTAAGAATATTGATATTTTAATTGCACTACATGCTTGCAATACAGCTACCGACGATGCTTTGTACAAAGCCATTAAAGCCAATGCTAAAATTATTGTAGTAGCACCATGTTGCCATAAAGAAATCAGACAACAAATAAGTAGCAATGATATCGCCATGCAAAGTATTTTAAAACATGGCATTTTAGCAGAACGACAAGCAGAAATGCTT
Coding sequences:
- a CDS encoding peptidylprolyl isomerase, translating into MLLIQKDMVVSVNYELKVDKDGEMVVADKSNGNPLVFLHGAGMLLPEFEQNLLGKKVGDSVSFAINPENGYGVQDEKNIVKIPIDSFKDDKGEIDTNHVKVGNVLPMMDNNGNQFQGIVCDVSDEFVVMDFNHPLAGKVLNFTVDVVDVRPATKEELEHGHVHGPGGHHH
- a CDS encoding zinc-dependent metalloprotease codes for the protein MRHIKLFCLVMIGFVFINSTFAQKSKKDKKNKATTTVEETTKKDSTDSKPKPLYKSINEVTKNCKKYDGLFNIYQDTTNGKAYIEVSADKIGKEFIYFAHSMNGVIEAGYVKGGYRDNSIFKVEQYFGNINFRLQNTNFYFDPNNALSKVKDANINSPLFLSEKILAQTDNNYLVSADDLFLSETITQIKRASYPGSSPTEFKLGSLSKDKTNYIAIKNYPENTDVAVEYVYQNPMPLNYGGDEVTDARYVSIKMQHSIIAVPENNYQPRNSDPRVGYFDDKITDQTTTDEIPYRDQIHRWYLEKKDSNAALSEPVKPIVWWIENTTPESFRPIIKEAVLEWNKSFEKAGFKNAVEVYIQPDTASWDAEDIRYNVLRWTSSPRPPFGGYGPSFVNPRTGQILGADIMLEHIFLTNRLIYEKLFDLTSQNEEEHNHNYNQYECMAGQIMNENMATSMAVLTSYGLSDIDKDKFLRQALKDLIMHEVGHTMGLSHNFIASQMNTLEQVYNKDYSTSNGLTASVMDYTVPNIVPEKIGKQSVYFDDQTGHYDDWAIQYGYTVYNSPEAEKIGLQQILSQSIKPEHRFFNDGDDMRSTGKGIDPRVMIYDMSDDAISYAANNTEMMNDAIAKLLDIYGKDTASYQPLRNAFLMLSSRVNTNMTVVSRYIGGVYIDRSFANQNSPNKPYTPVPLATQKKAMSTLAKYLFAPDAFDCQEPVLNYIQYQRRGYLRGTNEDVKLHDRIAGYQDNVLNQLLHPTVTQRIVDASLYGDEYSINDMMTDLTNAIFSADLGKNVNTIRQNLQGLYIEKLLSIIDKDSYSFPVKSAAFAQVNTIEKWMKANTGGDAFTKGHRSNLLHIINDTLSK
- a CDS encoding SAM-dependent methyltransferase — its product is MNDFNKVIQLITNSIQQNELLKLILSEPKATSDLKKVIIQPVIIKQKNHLSFVYRYTTKDITKNFLYDDALINIKQLLQTQFNAANIFTTTTHYSVNSHQNKIKIKEQKNTTITNNNLQHDRQKDQLFTQTIFLEQLGLTNSNGQILQNKGKKINQIRKFVEILGGLIEQSSLDKNKTLQIYDMGCGKAYLTFALYDYLHHTKNISTTITGVEARTDLIRHNNQLAQQIKFNHLYFEEGYISDFNFKNIDILIALHACNTATDDALYKAIKANAKIIVVAPCCHKEIRQQISSNDIAMQSILKHGILAERQAEMLTDTIRALLLEINGYKTKVFEFVSTEHTAKNVMITAQKRDQTIDVSKYQAQLQALKQQFNIKTQHLEQLLLKC